The Desulfonatronum thiosulfatophilum genome has a window encoding:
- a CDS encoding ATP-dependent zinc protease: protein MRFPILPVALLLCLLLTGVAQADDTDVRTIHGWIERIEVLPEGISLKARMDTGATISSLNALNKQYFRRDGKRWIAFDIIDPEDPENFVRIERPLIRHIRIVRHDGDFQRRPVVSIGLCIGPHYREEEMSLIDRTQLLYQALVGRNHMRGIILVDSAETFLHRPNCLPASDVPEESDADDFDPQA from the coding sequence ATGCGTTTCCCAATCCTTCCCGTGGCCCTGCTGCTTTGCCTGTTGTTGACCGGCGTAGCGCAGGCAGACGACACGGACGTCCGCACAATTCACGGATGGATCGAGCGGATCGAGGTCCTGCCGGAAGGCATCTCGCTGAAGGCGAGAATGGACACCGGCGCCACCATCTCGTCTCTGAATGCGCTCAACAAGCAGTATTTCCGGCGTGACGGCAAGCGGTGGATCGCGTTCGATATCATCGATCCCGAAGATCCGGAGAACTTCGTGCGCATCGAACGGCCCCTCATCCGCCACATACGCATCGTGCGTCACGACGGTGACTTTCAGCGCCGACCCGTTGTATCGATCGGCCTCTGCATCGGGCCGCATTACCGGGAAGAGGAAATGAGCCTGATCGACCGCACTCAACTGCTTTATCAGGCACTTGTCGGGAGGAATCACATGAGAGGCATCATCCTGGTGGATTCCGCCGAGACATTTCTGCACCGCCCTAACTGTTTGCCGGCGTCCGATGTTCCCGAAGAATCCGATGCCGACGACTTCGATCCCCAGGCATGA